Genomic segment of bacterium:
GCTGGGCGTCGAGTATCCGGACGGCCTGCCGCTCACCCGCGCCGATGCGGCGCTGATCGAGCGGGCGTTGTCGAACCTGATCGACAACGCGCTGCGGGTCACGCCGTCGGGCGGCCGCGTGCTGGTGCGCGCGCTGCGCGAGGGCGACGGCGTGCGGATCGAGGTCGCCGACACCGGTCCCGGCGTTGCCTCGGAAGACCAGCCCCGCGTATTCGAGCGCTTCTACCAGACCAGCCGGCACCGCGAGCACCGCGGCAGCTCGGGGCTGGGCCTGGCGATCGTCAAGCGGGTGGCCGAACTGCACGGCGGAACGGCCGGCCTGCGCAGCGAGCCCGGGCGCGGATCGACGTTCTTCATCGACCTGCCGCTGACTGCCTGAGTAGCGCCGCCGCCGCCTGCCGCGGCTCGAACGCGCGCCACCCCCCAATCCGCCAGCGACCCGACCCCGACCCGATGGACTGGCGCCGCATCGCGCACCTCGACATGGACGCGTTCTACGCGTCGGTCGAGCTGCTGCGCCGGCCCGAATTGCGCGGCCGGCCGGTCGCCATCGGCGGCCACGGCGAGCCGTCGCGCCGCGGCGTCGTCACGACCGCCACCTACGAGGCGCGCGCGTTCGGCATCCGCTCCGGCATGGCGCTGCGGCGCGCCGCC
This window contains:
- a CDS encoding ATP-binding protein; amino-acid sequence: LGVEYPDGLPLTRADAALIERALSNLIDNALRVTPSGGRVLVRALREGDGVRIEVADTGPGVASEDQPRVFERFYQTSRHREHRGSSGLGLAIVKRVAELHGGTAGLRSEPGRGSTFFIDLPLTA